The Saccharomonospora glauca K62 genome has a segment encoding these proteins:
- a CDS encoding type VII secretion protein EccC encodes MSTLQFKRSPRLAAPRPPGGEVHLEPPPEVPRTIPGNIIMKLMPVVMVVAMLGMVVFMFTAGGAMGRSPFFLMMPLMMMMSMVGMFVGGGKGGQQKKAEMNEDRKDYLRYLGQMRDRAREAMIDQRASLEWVHPDPETLWSMASTRRMWERRQSDQDFLHLRVGRSSHRLATRLVPPQTGPVEELEPIATLALRRFVRAHSIVPDLPTQITLRGFAAVGMQGDKKLTRGLARAMLAQLVTFHSPDDVLVGIATTGRAKEEWEWAKWLPHVQHPTLSDGIGQLRMMSGSLAQIEQWLDEELRDRQRFSRNATPAPDQPHIVIVLDEADVTGEEQILLEEGLVGVTLIDLSDSIGNLAARRGLRLVVEEERLGARSAGGVEWFGRPDKLSVVEAEALARKLSPYRMSTGAADDSEEQPLLSNPSLLELLGIPGDPMTFDVQQAWRPRPIRDRYRVPFGVGEYGQPVELDIKEAAMEGMGPHGLCIGATGSGKSEFLRTLVLGLLATHSSTTLNFVLVDFKGGATFLGLDKAPHVSAVITNLADEVTLVDRMKDALAGEMNRRQEVLKNGGNFKNVWEYEKARENGADLDPLPALFIVVDEFSELLSAKPDFIDLFVAIGRLGRSLQMHMLLASQRLEEGKLRGLDSHLSYRIGLKTFSAAESRAAIGVPDAFELPSVPGGGYLKYDTSTLVRFKAAYVSGPYRPAGIKTAAPSAKVVRADKRPQLFVPDFVELPKEPEPEPEPVEQPQQQSEEAVEPSELDVIVSRLVGQGPPAHEVWLPPLKEPNSLDTLLPNLNPTEDRGLSPVGFFGNGRLQVPLGIVDRPYEQRRDPLWADFSGGAGHGVVVGGPQSGKSTLLRTIIMSMALTHTPEEAQFYCIDLGGGTLAALEGLPHVGGVAVARREPDKARRIVAELTTLVNEREARFGALGVDSMNDFRNRKRRGEITAEQDPFGDAFLIVDGWRALRDDFDELEPQITKLAVQGLTYGVHVIIASNRWADIRPAIKDMLGTRFELRLGDPSESDIDRRVAVNVPPGRPGRGLTHDKLHFLTGLPRIDGSSNDADLGDGVADAVKKIAGAWKGRHAPQVRLLPDLLPYEELLLQDKHRDSKLIPIGVDEDELAPVYLDFNAEPHFLAYADSESGKTNLLRQIVRGITDRYTKKEALIILVDYRRTMLGFVEGDQLLGYAVSANQLDGMMKEVAQSMAKRLPGPDVTPQQLKERSWWTGPELFVVVDDYDLVATSTSNPLRPLAEYLPQAKDVGLHVVVARRTGGAARTGMDPIIGKLKELAMPGLVMNGSKDEGQLLGNVKASPMPPGRGYLVSRKVGKKLMHVSWIAPE; translated from the coding sequence GTGAGCACGCTGCAGTTCAAGCGGTCGCCACGGCTGGCTGCTCCCAGGCCGCCGGGTGGCGAAGTGCATCTCGAGCCACCGCCCGAGGTCCCGAGGACGATCCCCGGCAACATCATCATGAAATTGATGCCGGTGGTCATGGTGGTGGCCATGCTCGGCATGGTCGTCTTCATGTTCACGGCGGGCGGCGCGATGGGGCGCAGCCCGTTCTTCCTGATGATGCCGCTAATGATGATGATGTCGATGGTCGGCATGTTCGTCGGCGGCGGGAAGGGCGGCCAGCAGAAGAAGGCCGAGATGAACGAGGACCGCAAGGACTATCTGCGGTATCTCGGTCAGATGCGGGACAGGGCGCGCGAGGCGATGATCGACCAGCGCGCTTCTCTGGAGTGGGTGCACCCGGACCCCGAGACGTTGTGGTCGATGGCCTCCACCCGCCGTATGTGGGAGCGGCGGCAAAGCGACCAGGACTTCCTGCATCTGCGTGTGGGCCGGAGCTCGCACCGTCTCGCCACTCGGCTGGTGCCGCCGCAGACGGGGCCCGTGGAGGAGCTGGAGCCGATCGCCACGCTCGCGTTGCGGCGTTTCGTGCGAGCCCACTCGATCGTGCCCGACCTCCCCACGCAGATCACCTTGCGTGGTTTCGCGGCCGTCGGCATGCAGGGCGACAAGAAACTCACCCGTGGCCTGGCCAGGGCGATGCTGGCGCAGCTCGTCACGTTCCACAGTCCCGACGACGTCCTCGTCGGTATCGCCACCACGGGCCGGGCGAAGGAGGAGTGGGAATGGGCCAAGTGGCTGCCCCACGTCCAGCACCCGACCCTGTCCGACGGCATCGGTCAGCTGCGCATGATGAGCGGCTCCCTGGCCCAGATCGAGCAGTGGCTCGACGAGGAGCTGCGTGACCGGCAGCGGTTCTCGCGCAACGCCACGCCCGCGCCCGACCAGCCGCACATCGTGATCGTGCTCGACGAGGCCGACGTCACCGGCGAGGAACAGATCCTGCTGGAAGAAGGACTCGTCGGGGTCACGCTCATCGACTTGTCCGACTCCATCGGCAACCTCGCCGCGCGCCGCGGTCTCCGGCTCGTGGTGGAGGAGGAACGCCTCGGTGCGCGCAGCGCGGGTGGCGTGGAGTGGTTCGGCCGTCCCGACAAGCTCAGCGTCGTGGAGGCCGAGGCGCTCGCTCGCAAGCTCTCGCCGTACCGGATGAGCACCGGCGCGGCCGACGACAGCGAGGAACAACCGCTGCTGTCCAACCCGTCGTTGCTGGAACTGCTGGGCATTCCGGGCGACCCGATGACGTTCGACGTCCAGCAGGCGTGGCGGCCGAGGCCGATCCGGGACCGCTACCGCGTGCCGTTCGGGGTCGGTGAGTACGGCCAGCCCGTCGAACTCGACATCAAGGAAGCGGCCATGGAGGGCATGGGCCCCCACGGCCTGTGCATCGGGGCCACGGGTTCCGGTAAGTCGGAGTTCCTGCGCACGCTCGTCCTCGGACTGTTGGCGACCCACTCCTCGACGACGCTCAACTTCGTGCTCGTCGACTTCAAGGGTGGTGCCACGTTCCTCGGCCTGGACAAGGCTCCGCACGTCTCGGCGGTCATCACCAACCTTGCCGACGAGGTCACGCTGGTCGACCGCATGAAGGACGCGCTCGCCGGTGAGATGAACCGGCGGCAGGAGGTGCTGAAGAACGGCGGCAACTTCAAAAACGTCTGGGAGTACGAGAAGGCGCGCGAGAACGGTGCCGACCTCGACCCGCTGCCGGCGTTGTTCATCGTGGTCGACGAGTTCTCCGAGCTGTTGTCCGCGAAGCCCGACTTCATCGACCTGTTCGTCGCCATCGGACGTCTGGGCCGGTCGCTGCAGATGCACATGCTGCTGGCGTCCCAGCGTCTGGAGGAGGGCAAGCTCCGAGGGCTGGACTCGCACCTGTCCTACCGCATCGGTTTGAAGACGTTCTCCGCCGCGGAGTCGCGGGCCGCGATCGGTGTGCCCGACGCGTTCGAGCTGCCGTCCGTGCCCGGTGGCGGGTACTTGAAGTACGACACCTCCACGCTGGTGCGGTTCAAGGCGGCGTACGTGTCCGGCCCGTACCGGCCGGCGGGTATCAAGACCGCCGCGCCCAGCGCGAAGGTGGTCCGGGCGGACAAGCGTCCTCAGCTGTTCGTGCCCGACTTCGTGGAGTTGCCGAAGGAGCCGGAGCCGGAACCCGAGCCCGTCGAGCAGCCGCAGCAGCAGTCGGAGGAGGCCGTCGAACCGAGCGAGCTCGACGTCATCGTCAGCCGCCTCGTGGGGCAGGGCCCACCCGCTCACGAGGTGTGGTTGCCGCCGTTGAAGGAGCCGAACTCGCTCGACACGTTGCTGCCGAACCTGAACCCGACCGAGGACCGGGGTCTGTCGCCGGTGGGGTTCTTCGGCAACGGCCGCCTGCAGGTGCCGCTGGGCATCGTGGACCGGCCCTACGAGCAGCGGCGTGACCCGCTGTGGGCCGACTTCTCCGGTGGCGCCGGTCATGGTGTGGTCGTGGGCGGCCCGCAGTCGGGTAAGTCCACGCTGCTGAGGACCATCATCATGTCGATGGCGTTGACCCACACGCCGGAGGAAGCGCAGTTCTACTGCATCGACCTCGGTGGTGGCACGCTGGCGGCGTTGGAGGGCCTGCCGCACGTGGGCGGTGTCGCCGTGGCGCGGCGGGAGCCGGACAAGGCGCGGCGCATCGTGGCGGAGTTGACCACGCTGGTCAACGAGCGCGAGGCCCGGTTCGGGGCGCTGGGTGTGGACTCGATGAACGACTTCCGCAACCGCAAGCGCCGCGGGGAGATCACGGCGGAGCAGGACCCGTTCGGGGACGCGTTCCTCATCGTCGACGGGTGGCGGGCGCTGCGGGACGACTTCGACGAGTTGGAACCGCAGATCACCAAGCTCGCCGTGCAGGGCCTGACCTACGGCGTGCACGTCATCATCGCGTCGAACCGGTGGGCCGACATCCGGCCCGCGATCAAGGACATGCTCGGTACCCGGTTTGAGCTGCGGCTCGGTGACCCGAGCGAGTCCGACATCGACCGTCGGGTGGCCGTCAACGTGCCTCCGGGCCGTCCGGGGCGTGGTCTGACCCATGACAAGCTGCACTTCCTCACCGGCTTACCGCGGATCGACGGCTCCAGCAACGACGCCGACCTCGGTGACGGTGTCGCCGACGCGGTGAAGAAGATCGCCGGTGCGTGGAAGGGCAGGCACGCGCCGCAGGTGCGGCTGCTCCCCGACCTTCTGCCGTACGAGGAGCTGCTGCTTCAGGACAAGCACAGGGACAGCAAGCTCATCCCCATCGGCGTCGACGAGGACGAGCTCGCGCCCGTCTACCTGGACTTCAACGCCGAGCCGCACTTCCTGGCCTACGCGGACAGCGAGTCGGGCAAGACGAACCTGCTGCGGCAGATCGTGCGGGGCATCACCGACCGGTACACCAAGAAGGAAGCCCTCATCATCCTGGTGGACTACCGGCGCACCATGCTCGGCTTCGTCGAGGGCGATCAGCTTCTCGGCTACGCCGTCTCGGCCAACCAGCTCGACGGCATGATGAAGGAGGTCGCGCAGTCGATGGCCAAGCGACTGCCCGGCCCCGACGTGACACCGCAGCAGTTGAAGGAACGGTCGTGGTGGACCGGGCCGGAGCTGTTCGTGGTGGTCGACGACTACGACCTCGTGGCCACGTCGACCAGCAACCCGTTGCGGCCGTTGGCCGAGTACCTCCCGCAGGCCAAGGACGTCGGTCTGCACGTGGTGGTCGCCCGCCGTACCGGTGGTGCCGCCCGTACCGGTATGGACCCGATCATCGGGAAGCTGAAGGAACTCGCCATGCCGGGTCTGGTGATGAACGGGTCGAAGGACGAAGGCCAGTTGCTCGGCAACGTGAAGGCAAGCCCCATGCCTCCTGGCCGCGGTTATCTTGTCAGCCGCAAGGTGGGCAAGAAGCTCATGCACGTGTCGTGGATCGCGCCTGAATGA